From the genome of Streptomyces sp. V2I9:
CCGGGGCAGAGGTGCGTCCGGGCGTCGTGCGGCCGGGGGAGACCCCACGTGCCCCGCGGGCGTACGCGCTTCCGCCCGCCGGGCGGGCTCAGCCGCGCCGGACCGCGCAGAGCAGACCGTCGCCCACCGGCAGCAGGGTCGACATCAGCTCCTGGCTCTCGCGCACCGCGCGCAGCAGCTCCCGCAGCCGCAGCACCTCGGCCGGCTGGGCCGCGGAGTCGACCGTACGGCCGTCCGCGAAGACCCCCTCGAAGCAGACCAGCCCGCCGGGGCGCAGCAGGCGCAACGATTCAGCGAGCACGTCGAGGCTCTCCAGCCGGTCGCCGTCGCAGAAGACGAGGTCGTAGCCGCCGTCCGCCAGCCGGGGCAGGACGTCCAGGGCACGGCCGGGGATGAACCGGGCCCGGTTGGTGGCGAAGCCCGCCGCACGGAACGCCTCCCGGGCGAACTGCTGGCGCTCGGGCTCGGGGTCCACGGTGGTCAGCACCCCGTCCGGCCGCATTCCGTGCAGGAGATACATGCCGGACACGCCCGTGCCCGTACCGATCTCCGCCACCGCTTTGGCGTCCGCGGCGGCCGCCAGCAGGCGCAGCGCGGCGCCGGTGCCCGGTGTCACCGGGCGAAGTCCCAGCTCGTGAGCCCGCTCCCGGGCCACGTGCAGTGCTTCGTCCTCGGCGACAAAGGCGTCGGCGAACGCCCAGCTCGTCTGCCGGTTGGCGGTAATGACCCTCTCCTGTCCCCGTAGTTGGCGCAACGGTGACTGTATCCGCTGGACGCGGGAACCCGCAGATGGGACCGGGCGTTGTGCAAGGCGTG
Proteins encoded in this window:
- a CDS encoding O-methyltransferase; protein product: MRQLRGQERVITANRQTSWAFADAFVAEDEALHVARERAHELGLRPVTPGTGAALRLLAAAADAKAVAEIGTGTGVSGMYLLHGMRPDGVLTTVDPEPERQQFAREAFRAAGFATNRARFIPGRALDVLPRLADGGYDLVFCDGDRLESLDVLAESLRLLRPGGLVCFEGVFADGRTVDSAAQPAEVLRLRELLRAVRESQELMSTLLPVGDGLLCAVRRG